The uncultured Bacteroides sp. genome includes the window TCGTGAAAGATTTGAAGAAGAAGTGACGAAAATCGGTTCTTTTCGAGCATAAAAATCCTTGATGCGTGTATTCATTCTGCATTTGATTTCTCCATTCAATTTATTTTTTTGTAGTGCATGTTTGATGATAATCATCTGATATACAGTTATATACTCATTGTGCGTATTTAGATATTTTTTAGTATGCGGAGAGGTGTGCTTTTTTTTATTTGATATTTGCATTGTTGCTTCACAGGAAGAAGTGACAGGACAATAATTGATTAAAATCTAGTAAGTTATGAAAAGCGCAAAAAGAAAAAAAAGTTTCTGCAAGCAATTCTTTCTCTTGATAGGGCTGTTCTTCTCGGTAAGTGCAGCGGCACAGCAAGTAAGAGTGTCTGGAACGGTGAAAGATGCTATTGGTGAGCCAGTAATTGGAGCTAATGTGTTGATAAAAGGAACAACCAATGGTACGATTACCGATTTGGACGGAAGATATGTGTTGTATAGTGCAAACTTGAAAAAAGATGTGTTGGTCTTCTCATTTATTGGCTATAAGAATGTTGAAAAGCCTTGTCAGGGAAGGACTGAAATCAATGCAACATTGGTGGAAGATGCACAAGCGCTTGCCGAAGTGGTTGTTATCGGATACGGACAGGTTCGCAAAAGTGATGCTACCGGTTCACTAACTTCGGTTAAAGCCGATCCGTCTATTCGTGGTCTGGCTCCTAATGCTCAGGATATGTTGGTAGGTAAAATTGCCGGAGTTAATATTACTAATGCCGGTGGTTCCCCCTCGGCAGGAGCTACAATTCGTATTCGTGGAGGTTCTTCACTCTCGGCCAGCAATGATCCATTAATTATTATCGATGGAGTACCTCTTGATAATGGTGGTATCGGAGGTGTAGGCAATTTGTTAAGCACCGTTAACCCCACGGATATTGAATCTTTCACTGTGCTAAAGGATGCTTCTGCAACTGCAATTTATGGCTCACGTGCATCTAACGGTGTTATTATAATTACCACGAAGAAAGGGAGTAGTGGTAAGGTTCGGGTTACTTATGACGGAAATGTATCTGTGGGAACCCGGGTTGATGAAGTAAAAGTAATGAATGGGGATGAGTTTCGCTCATTCGTGACCGAGACGTTTACAGGATTAACGAACCAGGATGAGGTAATTGGTAAATTAGGGCAGGCCAATACAGATTGGCAAGGTGAAATATTCCGCACAGCGGTCAGCACTGAGCATAATTTGAGCGTATATGGTTCTGTGAAAGACGTTCTTCCCTATCGCATTTCTATGGGATATACCAATCTCAATGGTATTCTAAAGACTTCTAATATGGAACGCTATACCGGTAGTATTTCTCTTACTCCTTCCTTACTTGATAATCATCTGAACATGACTTTGAATGGTAAAGGGATGTATGTGAAGAACCGTTTTGCATCTCAAGGAGCTATCGGTGCCGCCGTCTCAATGGATCCTACGCAACCGGTATACGATGAGAATAGCCCTTATGGAGGTTATTTTACGTGGACTGGTGCCGATGGGAATATACTGGGTGTTGCTACGAAAAATCCTCTTTCTTTATTGGAAATGACCAATGACAATTCAGAAGTATTTAACTTCATAGGTAATGCACAGCTTGATTATAAAGTACATTTCTTTCCCGATTTGCACTTTAACCTGAATGTAGGATTAGACTATTCAAAAAGTACAGGACATAAATATACTTCCGAATTTGCACCATCGGATTATCTCAATGGAGGATACGATGGAAATTGGGAACAAAGACGCCGGAATAGTCTACTCGATTTTTATGCCCAGTACATGAAGAATCTCGGATTCCTGGATAGTCATATTGACATAATGGGCGGATATTCATGGCAACACTATTGGCGGTCAGGGAATAATCACGATTATAGAGTGTCAAAAATTGATGCGGAAGGAAATCCGGAAGTCATCAGCATAAATAACTATGAAACAGAGAATTATATCGTATCCTTCTTTGGCCGCTTGAATTATAGTATTAAAGACAAGTATTTGCTTACATTCACCTTGCGTGATGATGGTTCATCTCGTTTTCATAAAAATAATCGTTGGGGAATATTTCCTTCTGTAGCGCTGGCTTGGAGGGTTATCAATGAAGACTTTATTAAAGACTCGAAAATAATAAGTGATCTTAAACTACGTTTAGGCTGGGGTATAACCGGGCAACAGGATATTAACCAGGGAGATTATCCTTATATGGGGCGTTATGAGTATAGCGTTGGTAATCAGGCCAATTATATTTGGGGTTATAGTAACGGCGTAGCAAACTGGATGTCACTAATTCGACCTACTTCCTTTAATCCTGATTTGAAGTGGGAATCTACTGCCACTTATAATGTCGGCTTAGACTATGGTTTCCTGAAAAATCGCATTACTGGTTCTTTGGATTTCTATTATCGTAAAACGAAGGATTTGATCAATGCTGAAACAAAAGTAGCGGCCGGAACTAACTTTAGCGAATATGTGGTAGCCAATATTGGTTCATTGAAGAACATGGGTACTGAATTTTCAGTTAATGTGATTCCAGTACAGACCAAATCCTGGGAATGGGAATTGGGAGCTAATGTTGCATATAATAAAAATGAAATTACAGAGTTAAGTTATGGTGATAACAAAAATGCCATTCGGCGTTATGGAACTACCGGTGGAGATGGAGGCTTCCAATTAATGGCTCATACTGTCGGTAATCCCGCCGGGATGTATTATGTGTACGAACAACTTTATGATACAAGCGGAAAACCCATTGAAGGATTTTATAAGGATCGTAATAATGATGGACAGATTAACGAACAAGATTTGTATCTTTATCATAAGCCGGCTCCAGACTGGACGTTTGGTTTGAATACCAAATTATCATGGAAAGTATGGGATATTTCTCTTGCCGGACACGGAAGTACAGGTAACTATAATTATAATGCTATTGCAGCTAATAATGCCGAACTGAGTTCTGCTCGCGTGTATGCTAATGAATTCTTGTCGAATAGGGTAATGAGTGCATTTGATACCCGTTTTCAAACTAAAAAAGTATTATCAGACTACTATGTTCAGGATGCTTCTTTCTTTCGTATTGATAACATCACATTAGGTTGGTCTTTTGATCACATAGCTAAAACGGCTATTAAAGGACGTGTTTATGGTACTGTGCAGAATCCGGTAGTATTTACAAAATATAAAGGGTTGGATCCGGAAGTTGCCGGAGGTGTGGACAATGATTTTTATCCCAGACCTTTAACCGTGATGTTTGGAGTCAGTATTAATTTCTAAATAAGAAGATATTATGAAAAAAATAATAGATAAAGCTGTTTTTGCTGCGATTTGTGGAGCTATGTTGTCGCTGGCTTCCTGTATCAGTGATTTGGATACTGTTCCATTGACAGATAATGTTTTATTACCCGAAACTGCATGGGCAAATCAAGATACTTATGCACAATTTGTTGCCAAAATTTACGCTGGCTTTGCACTGTCAGGTAATGAAGGTCCGTCGGGAATGCCCGATATTGTAGGCAGTGATCAGGGAGAGGCTACTTTTCTGCGCTCTTATTGGAATTTGCAAGAGTTGCCTACGGATGAGGCCGTAATAGCTTGGAGTGACGATGGACTGAATGGACTTCAGTTCAATCAATGGACGTCCAGTAATCGATTCTGTGAATTAAACTATAATCGTATGTTGCTTAATGTAGCTTTCTGCAATGAATATCTGCGACAAACAACTCCTGATGTTTTGGACACACGAGGAGTGGATGAAACAATGAAATCTAAGATAGAGACATATAGATATGAAGTACGTACATTGCGTGCTATGAATTACTATTTTCTTATCGATTTATTTGGAAGTGTGCCTTACATAACCGAGAATGATGGTGTTGGTTCTTATTTACCGGAACAGAAAGATCGTACATTCTTATTTCCATGGATTGAATCCGAGTTGAAAGCATGCGAAGGCCATTTACCAGCAAAAAGTGCAGAGAACTATGGTAAAGTGAATGATCCTACGGTGTGGATGCTCTTAGCTAAAATGTACCTGAATGCAGAAGTTTATATTGGAGAAAATCGCTATACTGATTGCCTTACTTATCTTAATAAAATAATGACAACAGGATATTCTCTTGATAAAACCTATAAAAATATGTTTGGAGCGGATAATAATAAATCTTCTGAGATTATTTTCCCGATAGCTTTTGATGGAAAATCGGCTACGTCTTATGGGGGCACTACTTATTTGATGGCAGCAGCTTATGGTTCGGACATGGATCCCGGGACAAACTTCGGATTGGCTCAATCATGGTCGGGTGTGCGTTCTTCAGAGGCATTGACTTCTTTGTTTGATGAAAATGATAAACGTGGCTTATTCTGGAAAGACAAAAGAACTCAGGCTACAACTCAATGGAGTGATTATAATTCCGGTTGGGCAGTGATTAAGTATACAAATATGAATAGTGATGGTACACCGGGTTCAGATAATGTATTTCCGGATACGGATTTTCCGATGTATCGTTTGGCTGACGCTTACTTGATGTACGCCGAAGCTGTGTTGAGAGGTGGAGAAGGCGGAAGCAAGTCCCAGGCCTTATCTTATGTCAATGATTTGCGAATTCGTGCCGGAATTAATATTATAGGCGATTCGGATTTGACGCTTCAGTTTATATTAGATGAGCGGGCACGCGAACTTTATTGGGAAGGCCATCGTCGTACAGACTTAATTCGTTTTAGCTTTTTCACTAAAAGTTATGCCTGGCCATGGAAGAACGGAGTATATGCCGGTACTGCCAATATAGACGATAAATATAATTTATACCCTATCCCTGCCGCCGAGATGGTAGCAAATCCTAACATGAAACAGAATCCGGGTTTTTAATTCAAATTTCAATAATTACATTATGAAGACATATAGATATTTTTTGAATATAATTGTTTGCATGCTGTTTCTTTGTGCATGTAGCGAAAAAGACACAGAACCTGTGCTAACTCGTGTTGATTCGAGTTCGCTCAATGCTTTACCTTTTCAGAGCATTGTGCTCAGTCAGCCAGCAGAGTTAAGCAGTCCTCTATTGTGTACGGTTACCTGGACGGGTACTCAGTTTTATTTTGACGACTCAACGAGTCCGTTACCGGCCGGACCGGTCAGCTATACACTTGAGATAGCCAAAGTTAACGAGAACTTTGCTGCTGCACAATCCTTGGCGGTTACTAACTCACTTTACGCTGATCTATTAATTAAGGATATTAATAAACTTCTGATTGAGAAATTTGAAGTGCAGCCCGGAGATACTTTTGACGCTGAAATTCGGGTGGTGGCTACTTACGGTGAAGGATTGGCAAAGTCTGTAGTTTCTTCTAATACTGTTAAGTTAAGTATAACGACTTATAAAGAAGAGCAGGAAGTCCCTGTCTTGAAGAGAATATACATTTGTGGAAATATGAATGGTTGGGACAATACGAACACTGATTTTATGATGTTCCGCGACGATAGCGATCCGACAAATGAGGTTTATACATATACCGGACGTATCGAAGCCGGCTGTTACTTTAAATTTTGTCCTGAAGAATCATTGGGTACCTATAAAATGTACTGCGATAATGGTGCTGGGCAGGTGAGTTATGAAGATCGTGGAGATGGCTCTTTCTTCAATGAAATTGAGGGCTACAAAACAATTACTTTGAATTTGAAAGAGATGACTTGCACAATTACGGATTATGATATGTCTCAGGCCAAAGAATGGGAAATGATAAATTTTGTAGGCGATTTCTGTGGATGGGGAGCTGATGATGCTGATCCGGCCATGACGCAATCAGCGTACGATCCACACATTTGGAATCTTGCTCTGAACATTGATAATCCGGGTTATGGGGTGAAGTTCCGGGTTAGCCATAGTTGGGATAATAGATGGTGTCCTTTTGTGCCAACAGATATTCCTTACGGAAAGGCTGAATACAATCCCACATCACAGGATAATAATATAAGTATACAAGAGGCAGGAGATTATTATGTGAAGTTTAACGATCTGACGGGTCACTATATTGTAATGTTACAGAAATGAGAATTAAACCACTATTTGTTCTAATGGTGATCGCCTTTATTAGTTGTAGTAGTAATCCGGATATAACTGATCCGGATACTTCTGGCAACCAAGGGGTCTCTGTCATTAGCAAAAACAACCGGGTTATTTATGAAGTAAATGTCCGCAATTATTCGGCCGAAGGCAACTTTGCCGGAGTAGAGAAAGATCTTCCAAGACTGAAGAGCCTGGGAGCGGATATCCTTTGGTTGATGCCTATTCATCCTATCGGTAAAGAAAATAGAGAAGGAACCAAAGGTAGTCCGTATGCAGTGAAAGATTATAAAGCGGTGAATCCCGATTATGGGACATTAGCCGATTTACAATCTCTGGTAAAAGCTGCTCATGCCGCTAATATGGAAATCTGGTTGGATTGGGTTGCTAATCATACTGCCTGGGATCATGTTTGGGTAAAAGATCATCTTGACTATTATGCCGAAAAAGAAGGTGTAAGGCCATATTCGCCAAATGACTGGGGAGATGTTATTCAATTGGATTACAATAATGCGGCTATGCGTGCGGCCATGATAGACGCTATAAAATATTGGGTGCAGGAAGCTGATATTGACGGTTTCCGGTGTGATGCCGCCTCTTTTATACCTCTTTCCTTTTGGAGAGAAGCCCGTGCGGAGGTTAATAAGATCAAAAACATCACTTGGCTGGCCGAAGGAGATAATCCTGAGTATATGGAGGTGTTCGACTATGATTATGCTTGGGAATTTAACACTCAACTCAATACATTTGGTAAAGAAAATAATGTAACTGCTCTTATTGATGCTTGTCGAAAGTTGTATGATAACAGTAATTACTCAGCTAAAGGGAGGATGGTTTTTTTGACGAACCATGATCTGAATGCTTATGACGGAACTGAATTTGTTCGTTATGGCGATGCCCTTTTGCCATTAACCGTACTTTCTTTTACTATTTACGATATGCCGCTGATATATAACGGACAAGAAATAGGCATGAATAAGTCAATGGGGCTATTTGATATAGAGAAGGTGCAGTGGAGTCCTGTAAATCAGACGATCAGCAACCTTATAAAAAAGCTCACGCAACTTAAGAGAACTCAGCTTGCACTTGAAAGCGGAGCCGGTCGTGGAACACTTACCTGCTATCAGATGTCAAGTGATAAAGTCTTTGCCTATTCACGTAAGAAAGGGAGTAATGAGGTACTTGTATTGCTTAATTTCGGGCCTTCTCCTGTTAATGTGCGTTTTAGTGATCAGGCACCTTCGGGCAACTTTACTAATTACTTAAAATCCGGTAATCAGGAATTTACTTCTCAGACAGTACTGACTCTTCCGGCCAATGGATATGCGATATATGTCAAGTAATTATAATACAAAATAAGATAACGAATGGATAAAAAGATTGTGGGGATATTGGTATTATTATTTTCTGTCTCTTTTTTAAAGGCACAGCAAATAACTTCTCCGAATGGGAATCTTATACTGAAATTTCAGATGAGTAGCGGAGTTCCTTTTTACGAATTAATTTATAAGGATAAAACGGTGATTAAACAGAGCCGTCTTGGGCTGGAAACGGAGGAAGCTTCTCTTTCGAGCGGATTTACCGAGACCGATGTACAGAAGAGCTCTTTCGATGAAACATGGACTCCGGTATGGGGAGAATATAGTCATATCAGGAACCAATATAATGAAATGGTTGTTACATTGGCACAGAAAGAACAACATAATAGAATGATTATTGTGCGGTTTCGCCTGTTCAATGATGGGTTGGGATTTCGCTATGAGCTGCCGGTACAAGACGATTTGAATTACTTAACTATTAGTAATGAGGTCACCGAATTTAACCTTACAGGAAATCACAAAGCTTTTTGCATTCCGGGTGATTATGATACGAATGAATTTGCTTATACTACCGCCCTTCTCTCGGATATAAGAGAAGAGATGAAGAAAAATATAAGTAAGAAAGGGTACGAATCTCAGGCTACTTCATTTACGGTACAAACACCTTTGATGTTAAAGTCTGCCGATGGAATTTATATCAATATCCACGAGGCTGCATTGGTCGATTACTCGGCCATGTTGTTAAATGTGGATGATAAGAATTTTCGTCTCAGTGCTCACCTTACTCCCGATAAGCTAGGTAAGAAAGGATACTTGCAGTTACCTTCTCGCTCACCTTGGCGTACTATTATTGTAAGCGATGATGCACGGGATATTTTAGCTTCGCAAACCATTCTGAACTTAAATGAGCCGTGTAAGTACAGCGATACATCTTGGATTAAACCTCAAAAATTCATTGGAGTGTGGTGGGAGATGTTTGTTGGTGACGGTAGAACATGGGCATATAGCGATGACTATAAAGCTAAACCCGGGGTTACTGATTATCAAAAATTGAAGCCCAATGGCCGCCATCCGGCTAATACAGCCCATGTTAAAGAGTACATTGACTTTGCCGCAGAGAATGGGATTGACGCCGTGCTTGTGGAAGGATGGAACGAAGGTTGGGAAGACTGGACTTCTTATCGGAAAGATCACCAGTTCTCGTTTACTACACCTTATCCTGATTTTGATGTACAGGAACTGCATCGATATGCAGCTTCAAAGAACGTGCATATCATCATGCATCATGAAACGGCTTCTAATGCTGCCGATTATGAACGTCAACTGGATAAAGCCTTTCAATTTATGGTCGATAACGGATATAACTCCGTAAAAACGGGATATGTGGGATATGTCATTCCACGTGATGAGTATCACTCATCTCAATGGATGAATAATCATTATATTTATGTGGTAAAGCGCGCAGCCGATTTTAAAATTATGGTTGATAGCCATGAAGCTGTACGCCCCACCGGCTTATGTCGTACGTATCCGAATTGGTTGGCTCAGGAATCCGCCCGTGGGGGAGAATTTGAATCAATGGGAGGTAATGATTGCGATCATACCACAATTCTTCCTTTTACTCGTCTGATGGGAGGGCCAATGGATTATACTCCGGGAATATTTCAGACGAAACTTAGCTATTATAAAGGAAATAAGATGGATCAGGAAGTGCACACTACTTTGGTGAAGCAGTTGGCACTTTATGTTACCATGCCCAGTCCGATGCAAATGGCTGCCGACTTACCTTCGAACTACAAGCGTTTTATGGATGCTTTTCAGTTTATTAAGGACGTGGCTGTTGATTGGGATAATAGCTGGTATCTGGAAGCAGAACCCGGAGATTATATAACAGTGGCTCGTAAAGCGAAAGGTAAGGATGAATGGTTTATCGGGGCTATTACAGATGAAAATCCCCGTGTGGCAACAATCAACTTCAATTATCTTCCCGCAGGCAAGTTATATATTGCTACCATCTATGAAGATGGCAAAGATGCTGATTGGGATAAAAATCCGCAGAGTTATCGCATACGAAAAGTGTTAATTACTAATAAGAGTGTGTTAAAACAACAATTGGCTTCGAGTGGTGGAGCGGCCATTAGTATAAAAGCAGGTTGTGTGGAGGAAATGAAGGGATTGAAAGAAATTAAATGATGGAATTAACTTCCGGCATTTAATATTTTAGTTAACAATAGGATGAGCATGGACTGTGAAGTTCGTGCTCTTTTTTACTATGTATGTGTTTGGTACTAGAAAAAAATATTGGTATCTACTAAAGAGGTCTTCCCTTGTAAGGAAGACTTCTTTAGTGGATATTTTGGTTGGTATCTTTTTAATGTAGCATAACTTTGACTGTTGTGTTACAGGCGCACATTTTTTTTATATTTCAGCAGCAATAAAATAATGCCGATAAGTAATAATGCGAGCCCTATGTAGGCAATGGATTCTGTTACGTGGAGGCTTTTCGGATTGAATTTCATCTCTACAATATGTTGCCCGGCGGGAATGTTCATTGCTCTTAAAATGTAATTGGCACGGGCTATCTCAGCCGGCTTGCCATCAATGGTTGCTCTCCATCCGGGGTAGTATATTTCTGAGAAAACAACGACTCCGTCTTTTGCGGAAGAGGTTTTATATACTAAATGGTTGGGCTCGTAACTCGTCAGGCGGATAGCCGAAAGTGTATCTTTGTAGCAATCTGTCACGCCATTGAGCTGCTCTTTAAAATGGTTATCTACGACGGCTGTTTTTGTAGGGATGATTGATCCCATTGCATCAATTTCTTCATTGGCATTATCTACGTAACGTATGTTGTTTATAAACCAAGCGTTTCCGTATGCATAAGGATTCTTAATTGGTGCAACTTTTCCTTGTGCCGCGGGGAATATGAAATATTTTGTATTCAGCATGTTTAGCACGCGAAATTTATCACCGTTTACACTGTCCATCTTTCCTTGAACAGCAGCTATTTCATTATAAGCCGCTTGCATTTCTGTTGTGATGTGGTGGTCTATCATTTCTTGGTAACGGCGAAGCTTGGCCGCGTGATATCCTCCTACGCTCTTGTGCCAATAGGCTGTATTATTTTCATTGAAGGTGTTGGTTGCAAAATTAAGTACACGATAATCAAGGGTGGTATCTTGTAATATAATCTCATCAGCCTGTGTTTTATTGAAGGCTTCAGTTTTCTCCTCCGCAGGAACAAACTGATCATCGCGTAAGTATCGTTTATTGACCATCCACATGTCTCCCAGACAGAGTATGGCTATTGCGGCAATGGTCCAGGCTCTATTTAGTTTGCGTGCATTGTAGGCCAGTAGCAGTGCAGTACCAATAGCTACAATAAAGAGACTGCGCCAAGCGTCTGAGGTGAGTAAATAGACACGTACTTCTTCCAGATTAGCCAGGAGAGGTGATAATTGATCTCCCGGGATAGCTTGTTTTAAAGCAGCCATTTCTTGTGCGGGAACGAATGTAGAGAAAAACAAGCGGGGGGCTATGGCAAATAGAAAAGCAAAGCCACCTGTTAATCCGAAACTTATATATACGTATTTCAGCTTATTTTTTAATATTTCCGGCTTGCTGAATATTTCTTTTAGCGTGAGTATGGCCAATAATGGGATGGTGAATTCTGCAATAACAAGAATTGAAGAAACAGCACGGAACTTATTATACATAGGCACATAATCGATGAAGAAATCTGTAAATCCCATAAAGTTTCGTCCCCATGCAAGCAATATGGAGAGGAGAGTTGCACCCATGAGTGCCCATTTCATAGGCCCCTCTACGATGAAAAGGCCGAGAATGAAGAGCATCAGTACAAAAGCTCCTACATAAACCGGCCCAGAGGTCATCGGTTGATCGCCAAAATATTGGGTGAGTTGCGAATAGATGTTGCTGTACATTGGGTTTGCTTTCTCCATTGCCTTTTCATTCTGCGACAATGGCTCTGATGCACCTCCTTTAATGTTAGGCACTAGTAAAGAAAATGTTTCTCCTATACCATAGCTCCATTGTGTGATGTAGTCGCGATCGAGCCCGCTGCTTGTTTGTTTGGCTGCATCTCCCTCCACTTTCAGCTCGCTTTTACCACGCATGGTTTCTTTACTGTATTCGTAAGTATGGTAGAGATTTGACAAATTAGCTGAAATGCCAATAAGTGCAGCAAAAACTAATATTGCACTGGCTTTAAAAAAGTGTACCAGTTCTTTTTTGCGCCAACACTCTTCAAAGAAGGCTCCTACTATAAACAGAATTACAAAGAGAAAGTAGTAACTCATTTGTACATGGTTCGACAGAATCTGCAGAGCCAGAAAGAATGCAGTCAATATTCCTCCAAGCAGGTATTTCTTTCGATAAGTAAGAACTATGCCGGCTATTGTGGGAGGGATATAAGCCAAAGTGATAAATTTCCAGATATGTCCTGCAGAAATTAATATAAAGAAGTAAGATGAAAAGGCCCATATAATACCTCCTAATCCTGATAACCAAGGTGATACACCCAGTGTTCTTAATAGAATGTAAAAGCCCAGCATCATTACAAATGTGAGCCATACATAGTTGGGTAAGAAAAGGTGATATGCTTTTTCTGCAACTCTCAAGGTTT containing:
- a CDS encoding TonB-dependent receptor — translated: MKSAKRKKSFCKQFFLLIGLFFSVSAAAQQVRVSGTVKDAIGEPVIGANVLIKGTTNGTITDLDGRYVLYSANLKKDVLVFSFIGYKNVEKPCQGRTEINATLVEDAQALAEVVVIGYGQVRKSDATGSLTSVKADPSIRGLAPNAQDMLVGKIAGVNITNAGGSPSAGATIRIRGGSSLSASNDPLIIIDGVPLDNGGIGGVGNLLSTVNPTDIESFTVLKDASATAIYGSRASNGVIIITTKKGSSGKVRVTYDGNVSVGTRVDEVKVMNGDEFRSFVTETFTGLTNQDEVIGKLGQANTDWQGEIFRTAVSTEHNLSVYGSVKDVLPYRISMGYTNLNGILKTSNMERYTGSISLTPSLLDNHLNMTLNGKGMYVKNRFASQGAIGAAVSMDPTQPVYDENSPYGGYFTWTGADGNILGVATKNPLSLLEMTNDNSEVFNFIGNAQLDYKVHFFPDLHFNLNVGLDYSKSTGHKYTSEFAPSDYLNGGYDGNWEQRRRNSLLDFYAQYMKNLGFLDSHIDIMGGYSWQHYWRSGNNHDYRVSKIDAEGNPEVISINNYETENYIVSFFGRLNYSIKDKYLLTFTLRDDGSSRFHKNNRWGIFPSVALAWRVINEDFIKDSKIISDLKLRLGWGITGQQDINQGDYPYMGRYEYSVGNQANYIWGYSNGVANWMSLIRPTSFNPDLKWESTATYNVGLDYGFLKNRITGSLDFYYRKTKDLINAETKVAAGTNFSEYVVANIGSLKNMGTEFSVNVIPVQTKSWEWELGANVAYNKNEITELSYGDNKNAIRRYGTTGGDGGFQLMAHTVGNPAGMYYVYEQLYDTSGKPIEGFYKDRNNDGQINEQDLYLYHKPAPDWTFGLNTKLSWKVWDISLAGHGSTGNYNYNAIAANNAELSSARVYANEFLSNRVMSAFDTRFQTKKVLSDYYVQDASFFRIDNITLGWSFDHIAKTAIKGRVYGTVQNPVVFTKYKGLDPEVAGGVDNDFYPRPLTVMFGVSINF
- a CDS encoding glycoside hydrolase family 97 protein, which codes for MDKKIVGILVLLFSVSFLKAQQITSPNGNLILKFQMSSGVPFYELIYKDKTVIKQSRLGLETEEASLSSGFTETDVQKSSFDETWTPVWGEYSHIRNQYNEMVVTLAQKEQHNRMIIVRFRLFNDGLGFRYELPVQDDLNYLTISNEVTEFNLTGNHKAFCIPGDYDTNEFAYTTALLSDIREEMKKNISKKGYESQATSFTVQTPLMLKSADGIYINIHEAALVDYSAMLLNVDDKNFRLSAHLTPDKLGKKGYLQLPSRSPWRTIIVSDDARDILASQTILNLNEPCKYSDTSWIKPQKFIGVWWEMFVGDGRTWAYSDDYKAKPGVTDYQKLKPNGRHPANTAHVKEYIDFAAENGIDAVLVEGWNEGWEDWTSYRKDHQFSFTTPYPDFDVQELHRYAASKNVHIIMHHETASNAADYERQLDKAFQFMVDNGYNSVKTGYVGYVIPRDEYHSSQWMNNHYIYVVKRAADFKIMVDSHEAVRPTGLCRTYPNWLAQESARGGEFESMGGNDCDHTTILPFTRLMGGPMDYTPGIFQTKLSYYKGNKMDQEVHTTLVKQLALYVTMPSPMQMAADLPSNYKRFMDAFQFIKDVAVDWDNSWYLEAEPGDYITVARKAKGKDEWFIGAITDENPRVATINFNYLPAGKLYIATIYEDGKDADWDKNPQSYRIRKVLITNKSVLKQQLASSGGAAISIKAGCVEEMKGLKEIK
- a CDS encoding alpha-amylase family glycosyl hydrolase, with protein sequence MRIKPLFVLMVIAFISCSSNPDITDPDTSGNQGVSVISKNNRVIYEVNVRNYSAEGNFAGVEKDLPRLKSLGADILWLMPIHPIGKENREGTKGSPYAVKDYKAVNPDYGTLADLQSLVKAAHAANMEIWLDWVANHTAWDHVWVKDHLDYYAEKEGVRPYSPNDWGDVIQLDYNNAAMRAAMIDAIKYWVQEADIDGFRCDAASFIPLSFWREARAEVNKIKNITWLAEGDNPEYMEVFDYDYAWEFNTQLNTFGKENNVTALIDACRKLYDNSNYSAKGRMVFLTNHDLNAYDGTEFVRYGDALLPLTVLSFTIYDMPLIYNGQEIGMNKSMGLFDIEKVQWSPVNQTISNLIKKLTQLKRTQLALESGAGRGTLTCYQMSSDKVFAYSRKKGSNEVLVLLNFGPSPVNVRFSDQAPSGNFTNYLKSGNQEFTSQTVLTLPANGYAIYVK
- a CDS encoding RagB/SusD family nutrient uptake outer membrane protein — protein: MKKIIDKAVFAAICGAMLSLASCISDLDTVPLTDNVLLPETAWANQDTYAQFVAKIYAGFALSGNEGPSGMPDIVGSDQGEATFLRSYWNLQELPTDEAVIAWSDDGLNGLQFNQWTSSNRFCELNYNRMLLNVAFCNEYLRQTTPDVLDTRGVDETMKSKIETYRYEVRTLRAMNYYFLIDLFGSVPYITENDGVGSYLPEQKDRTFLFPWIESELKACEGHLPAKSAENYGKVNDPTVWMLLAKMYLNAEVYIGENRYTDCLTYLNKIMTTGYSLDKTYKNMFGADNNKSSEIIFPIAFDGKSATSYGGTTYLMAAAYGSDMDPGTNFGLAQSWSGVRSSEALTSLFDENDKRGLFWKDKRTQATTQWSDYNSGWAVIKYTNMNSDGTPGSDNVFPDTDFPMYRLADAYLMYAEAVLRGGEGGSKSQALSYVNDLRIRAGINIIGDSDLTLQFILDERARELYWEGHRRTDLIRFSFFTKSYAWPWKNGVYAGTANIDDKYNLYPIPAAEMVANPNMKQNPGF
- a CDS encoding SusF/SusE family outer membrane protein, with protein sequence MKTYRYFLNIIVCMLFLCACSEKDTEPVLTRVDSSSLNALPFQSIVLSQPAELSSPLLCTVTWTGTQFYFDDSTSPLPAGPVSYTLEIAKVNENFAAAQSLAVTNSLYADLLIKDINKLLIEKFEVQPGDTFDAEIRVVATYGEGLAKSVVSSNTVKLSITTYKEEQEVPVLKRIYICGNMNGWDNTNTDFMMFRDDSDPTNEVYTYTGRIEAGCYFKFCPEESLGTYKMYCDNGAGQVSYEDRGDGSFFNEIEGYKTITLNLKEMTCTITDYDMSQAKEWEMINFVGDFCGWGADDADPAMTQSAYDPHIWNLALNIDNPGYGVKFRVSHSWDNRWCPFVPTDIPYGKAEYNPTSQDNNISIQEAGDYYVKFNDLTGHYIVMLQK